In one window of Eleutherodactylus coqui strain aEleCoq1 chromosome 10, aEleCoq1.hap1, whole genome shotgun sequence DNA:
- the LOC136580993 gene encoding uncharacterized protein isoform X3, translating to MSCPSFPHPSCPSPSDLPTFPVINCTSSSFHGDASIVTKSDSSSVSALNSSSMAPQDCSSVSELASSMSQLNFSYSTSSRSQGACSPISLENRSSIPDCTISTLMPTYRSKSQTEDSPSLILNGTSAFHTPNCSSSPMNCSSASQPASCNNSPLKCSCQTESSSVSCQNYTSVSQMTYSSQNCILKSSSLPQMNVASTSRIIDYSVSPLDSSFFCVTPPLEDPSDFSSTSMSDCSISSVHGESSTLMLNCQPTNQHAETAEKCHNKSPSDEGSTVNFTCVCTFALSNNKPPGISSPHFTSSSHHPCCSLVRNCNVISSSADSSLHQSAAPSLCPCKSPYTSQTPNCLDRSHNIIPINGITPSQINATTHPCGKFTSNNCNNTYVDPLPPWSSTFPEIDVVSINDEISINHLHISGHHSHHLPTKSTCGFSLPNYADSSANCKVLNSPSDTFPASDSTCPNSTDQTVFTSILEEHPKMLSSCPPTSSHGARHNCDPILEEEIQVQEWEVCKALLENKACRDQDRQLCEHFLDSLSRFEDWLQIAQITTTQGNSFKTLHQEVKLALRKYEVLLTEMREKLLDLESLNRQYWRLARTSQQTVLPSVLRSRMQEVNILWDSLQGEAETLHKTLKSRVQQREEFETDQDDMKLCLTEMDLELSNVEYIYGGNSTEKIQQLKGFQEDVWSNMKKVEGLLERGNQLIDNSDPRDAADLEVEMTELGSYCQQIYIRLSRLQKRLVSTKLVFEDDFLDSAVEHLSSGSSDVFLDLDIQDSDVSSQVNVPLTNAALPVDLEWDPLGDVGTSSSHDGQESFYTATSTPWKLPRKSEGSRSSLSSYSAIIYSNLRKEMLKEPLEVLHTNCTPPPDSSYLEWTLEPIPGQGQMENASVMHKSLLQLNARMGQDLINSSDEPDSEHRMDRHFAFPVYSWKATNPKSLSRGQVIDRQLQLPWPGQRRRPRRKKRMAQNRG from the exons ATGAGTTGTCCCTCTTTCCCCCATCCTAGTTGCCCCTCACCTTCAGATCTCCCTACTTTTCCTGTAATAAATTGTACTTCTAGTTCTTTTCATGGAGATGCCTCCATTGTAACCAAATCTGACTCCTCCTCTGTGTCAGCCCTAAACTCTTCCTCTATGGCTCCTCAGGACTGCTCTTCTGTATCAGAACTTGCCTCCTCAATGTCACAACTGAACTTCTCCTACTCTACCTCTTCGAGATCCCAAGGTGCTTGTTCTCCTATATCACTTGAGAACCGCTCATCCATACCTGACTGTACGATCTCCACATTGATGCCGACTTATAGATCTAAATCCCAGACTGAGGATTCCCCTTCATTAATTCTTAATGGCACATCTGCATTTCATACACCCAACTGCTCTTCATCTCCAATGAATTGTTCTTCAGCATCACAACCTGCCTCCTGTAATAACTCCCCTCTAAAATGCTCCTGTCAAACTGAATCCTCATCTGTGTCATGTCAGAATTATACTTCTGTATCCCAAATGACATATTCTTCTCAGAACTGCATATTGAagagttcttctctgccacaaatGAATGTAGCGTCCACATCCAGAATTATTGACTACTCTGTGTCTCCTCTGGATTCTTCCTTCTTCTGTGTTACACCCCCACTAGAAGACCCTAGTGACTTTTCATCTACATCCATGTCGGATTGCTCCATATCATCTGTACATGGCGAGTCATCTACACTGATGCTCAACTGCCAGCCAACCAACCAGCATGCCGAAACCGCTGAGAAATGCCATAATAAATCCCCATCTGATGAAGGTTCCACTGTTAATTTCACCTGTGTTTGCACTTTTGCGTTGTCCAATAACAAACCGCCTGGGATCTCTTCACCTCATTTCACTTCCAGCTCCCACCATCCGTGTTGTTCTCTGGTCAGGAATTGCAATGTAATTTCTTCTAGTGCTGACTCCTCTCTTCATCAGTCTGCAGCACCTTCTCTTTGTCCATGCAAGAGCCCATACACTTCACAAACACCGAACTGTTTAGACCGATCACACAACATCATTCCCATTAATGGCATTACTCCCTCTCAGATTAATGCTACAACCCATccatgtggcaaatttacttccaATAACTGTAACAACACATATGTTGACCCTCTCCCTCCTTGGTCTTCAACATTTCCTGAGATTGATGTAGTTTCCATCAATGATGAGATATCcattaatcatttacatatcagtGGACACCATAGTCATCATTTGCCTACCAAATCTACCTGCGGCTTCTCTCTTCCTAACTATGCAGACTCTTCAGCCAATTGTAAAGTTTTGAACTCTCCTTCTGACACTTTTCCTGCCTCAGACTCTACTTGTCCCAACTCTACAGACCAGACTGTGTTCACTAGTATTCTTGAAGAACACCCCAAAATGCTCTCTAGCTGTCCTCCTACCTCTTCTCATGGAGCAAGACACAACTGTGATCCCATTCTTGAAGAAGAGATCCAAGTCCAAGAATGGGAAGTGTGCAAGGCATTACTGGAAAATAAAGCTTG CAGGGATCAGGACCGACAACTGTGTGAACACTTCCTAGACTCCCTCTCTCGTTTCGAGGATTGGCTACAGATTGCTCAGATAACCACAACTCAAGGAAACTCCTTCAAGACACTTCACCAAGAAGTGAAGCTGGCCCTAAGGAAGTATGAG GTCCTACTAACAGAAATGCGGGAGAAATTATTAGATCTGGAGTCTTTAAACAGACAATACTGGAGACTCGCACGGACCTCCCAGCAGACAGTGCTTCCCAGTGTCCTCCGAAGTAGGATGCAGGAGGTCAATATATTATGGGACAGTCTACAGGGCGAGGCAGAGACTCTACATAAGACATTGAAA TCTAGGGTCCAGCAAAGGGAAGAGTTTGAAACTGACCAGGATGACATGAAACTGTGCCTGACGGAGATGGACTTAGAATTATCCAATGTTGAGTATATCTATGGGGGCAACTCCACAGAGAAAATACAACAGCTGAAG GGCTTCCAGGAGGATGTTTGGAGCAACATGAAGAAGGTGGAGGGACTTCTCGAGCGAGGAAACCAGCTGATAGATAACAGTGACCCTCGGGATGCCGCAGACCTAGAGGTGGAGATGACAGAGCTAGGCTCATACTGCCAACAGATCTACATTCGTCTCTCTCGCTTACAAAAGAGACTTGTGAGCACCAAACTG GTATTTGAGGATGACTTCCTAGATAGCGCTGTAGAACATCTTTCATCGGGCTCTTCAGATGTGTTTTTAGATCTGGATATTCAGGATAGTGACGTTTCAAGCCAAGTTAATGTTCCTCTTACCAATGCAGCATTGCCTGTTGACTTGGAGTGGGACCCCTTAGGTGATGTTGGAACATCTAGTTCTCATGATGGACAAGAATCTTTCTACACAGCCACCTCTA CACCCTGGAAGCTTCCCCGGAAGAGTGAGGGATCTCGGAGTAGTCTCAGCTCATACTCTGCTATTATTTATTCCAATTTGAGAAAGGAAATGCTCAAGGAACCTTTGGAAGTTCTTCATACCAACTGCACTCCACCTCCGGACAGTTCTTATTTAGAGTGGACTCTAGAACCGATTCCTGGCCAAGGACAGATGGAAAATGCATCA GTGATGCACAAGTCTCTGCTACAACTGAATGCAAGAATGGGACAAGACCTTATCAACAGTTCTG ATGAGCCGGACAGTGAGCACCGGATGGACCGTCACTTTGCTTTCCCCGTGTATTCCTGGAAAGCCACTAATCCAAA